One region of Strigops habroptila isolate Jane chromosome 11, bStrHab1.2.pri, whole genome shotgun sequence genomic DNA includes:
- the LOC115614533 gene encoding uncharacterized protein LOC115614533, with protein MTAAASPRAGRRTPDGRSGGAPESPGAAARDQEESRQPCDAMAVSQWVACGRGCSRASGADVTVATVTRGGRPTKRNAGRTCVLCLRAEADPDLCGPKLNNQGMRAHHFCLLFADEIHPEGTEQEGQMGFLPEDIRCAVEQAAQMVCFVCGERGATITCQEMGCDRRFHLPCAVEGGCVTRYLLPYSSFCWEHRPQQREQVAPENTTCLICLDPVEGRTTYGTMVCPLCKHAWFHRACIQGQAIRAGVFCFQCPLCRNNKQFLMEMLFMGIRIPIRQASWEDNNTYAQLYQRHRHCNARQCLYPGGREEAEREGPWQLLLCCSCAAEGTHRRCSNLGNSMERWECDSCAGLGTSSGVSSELAGPSTTSPAASGRTLGPPAQETTSPSSSRQMPSGPCHSSPMPEGSSRSSAPGPDRRQNQTCCNHQTQTPYTWRRRQQERSRAVSSTHSQAVLRLSRRSPARETHSRSTSRQQPSASSRGSAALERSRSSRSTGPVRVRDCSRLQRQAQTPYARPRRRRDSSRTSAARAERSPRSQAVPRLSQCSPTRASRRPSTSRQRPSASARGPAARQRGSRSRSTGPVRVRDRSRLQRRGQTPNPRRKRRRESSHTPAPSAKRCTRRQAVSGLSQHSPARATSSSSSDSQESSGSSSGSQESGSSSPSTDSQEEL; from the exons CCAGCCCTGTGATGCCATGGCCGTGTCACAGTGGGTGGCGTGTGGCCGAGGGTGCTCGCGGGCCAGCGGTGCCGATGTCACAGTGGCCACTGTGACGCGTGGGGGCAGGCCTACAAAAAGGAACGCTGGGCGCA CATGCGTGCTGTGTCTCCGGGCAGAGGCAGACCCAGACCTCTGCGGGCCCAAACTGAATAATCAAGGGATGCGTGCCCATCACTTTTGCCTG ctttttgccGATGAGATCCATCCGGAAGGGACCGAACAGGAAGGACAGATGGGATTTCTCCCTGAAGATATTCGATGTGCAGTCGAGCAGGCAGCCCAGATG GTCTGCTTCGTGTGTGGCGAGCGCGGGGCCACCATCACCTGCCAGGAGATGGGCTGCGACCGCAGATTCCATCTCCCGTGTGCCGTGGAGGGTGGATGCGTCACCCGTTATCTCCTGCCGTACAG tTCCTTCTGCTGGGAGCACCGCCCACAGCAGCGAGAGCAGGTGGCTCCAGAGAACACCACCTGCCTCATCTGCCTGGACCCTGTTGAAGGCAGAACAACCTACGGGACCATGGTGTGCCCACTGTGCAAACACGCCTGGTTCCACAGGGCCTGCATCCAG GGTCAGGCTATTCGTGCTGGCGTTTTTTGCTTCCAGTGCCCCCTGTGTAGAAATAACAAACAGTTTCTAATGGAAATGCTCTTTATGGGCATCCGAATCCCCATAAG GCAAGCGTCGTGGGAGGACAACAACACGTACGCACAACTGTACCAGAGGCACAGACACTGCAATGCCAGGCAGTGCCTTTATCcagggggcagggaggaggcagagcgAGAAGG GCCCTGGCAactgctcctgtgctgctcctgtgctgccgAGGGCACGCACAGACGCTGCTCCAACTTGGGGAACAGCATGGAGAGATGGGAGTGTGACAGCTGTGCTGGCCTGGGCACCT CCTCCGGTGTCAGCTCAGAGCTTGCTGgtcccagcaccaccagcccagcagcatcGGGGCGGACTCTGGGACCTCCAGCACAGGAgaccaccagccccagcagcagcagacagatgCCATCAGGGCCATGCCACAGCTCCCCAATGCCTGAGGGCAGCAGCCGCTCCAGCGCCCCTGGGCCTGACCGACggcaaaaccaaacctgctGCAACCATCAGACCCAGACTCCCTACACGTGGCGCAGAAGACAGCAGGAGAGAAGCCGAGCTGTGAGCAGCACCCACAGTCAGGCAGTGCTGAGGCTGTCCCGACGCTCCCCAGCACGTGAGACCCACAGCCGCAgcaccagcaggcagcagccatcaGCATCATCCCgtggctctgcagcactggaaagaaGCAGGAGCTCCAGGTCCACCGGGCCCGTGCGGGTGCGAGACTGCTCCCGCTTGCAGCGTCAGGCCCAGACTCCATACGCACGGCCCAGAAGACGCCGTGACAGCAGCCGCACGTCAGCAGCACGAGCTGAGAGGAGCCCCCgcagccaggctgtgcccaGGCTGTCCCAGTGCTCGCCAACACGTGCAAGCCGCAGACCCAGCACCAGCAGACAGCGGCCGTCAGCGTCAGCCCGTGGCCCCGCAGCACGCCAAAGAGGCAGCAGGTCCAGATCCACCGGGCCTGTGCGGGTGCGAGACCGCTCCCGCTTGCAACGTCGGGGCCAAACTCCCAACCCGCGGCGCAAAAGACGCCGTGAGAGCAGCCACACGCCAGCACCAAGCGCAAAGAGGTGCACGCGCAGACAGGCTGTGTCGGGGCTGTCCCAGCATTCCCCAGCACGTGcgaccagcagctccagcagtgaCAGCCAGGAGTCATCAGGGTCCTCCAGTGGCTCCCAGGAATCAGGGAGCAGCAGTCCCAGCACTGACAGCCAGGAGGAATTATAG